The bacterium genome includes the window TTCGCTCGGCTGCTCGTCGGCAAAGATCATCCGCATCAACGTGGTCTTGCCCGCGCCACTCGGCCCGGTGAGAAACACGAACTCGCCCTTGCCGAGTTCCAGGCTCACATCCCGTAACGCCCAGCTACCCGCCAGGTACGACTTGGAGACGTGGAAGAGCCGAACCAACGCACCGGCGCCGGCATGGGCGGGCTCGACGCCCAGATGCTTCACGAGACCTGTTGGCGTTTGCGTTTGCGGGCGTTGCTGACGAGATAGTTGAGGATCACCTCGTCGAGGGGTTTGTCCGAGACGATGCCGTCGCCGAACGGACGGCCCGCATCCGGTTGCGGGGGGGCCGCTGCCGACGCGGCCGCTGCCGCCGGAGCCTTCGTTGCGGAGGGCTCGGGTTCGGAAACTGCGCTCGGCGCGGCGACCGCGGTATCCGCCGGCATTTCGACCGGCGGCGCGGTCGCGTCCTCGGGCGGCGTTTCGGTGGCGACGTCGAAGGCGTCCTGGCCCAGCCTGGCCAGGATCGCGTCATCGAATTCGCCCGCCCGCAGGCGTTTCAGAACGGCCTTGTGCTGCGATTCCATGATTCCACGCACGACCGATTCGAGATTCCGCTCATCCACCTTCTCGGCGTAACTGCTCTTCTCGGAGGCCATGATGTTGCCGCCGTGAAAGAGGTGCGTGATCACGTGGGGGTGGTCTCGGCCGCTGTCCTCGCTTTGCACGTGGAACAACACGCCCCGATGTCGGATATTCGTGTTGAAGCCCGTCAGCATGCGAGCACTTTCACCCCCGGAAGACGGCGCCGAGTGTCGCGAGCGGCGTCTCCGTTTTCAACCGACAATCGTGCAGAGAATCTTCCAACCCCTGGACACGTTGACGCTTTTCAGGTCTGGACTGAACGTATCGGCTTGGCGGGGCAAGCTCTGAAGTCTCTCGGCCGGAACGATCTCCCCAAAGTGGGCCAAACCCCACGAGGCGGCCCTATGCCCCGACGCGCCGGGTACCCGACGCGTCGAGGCCGGACAGCGCGAATCGTCCAAGGGGACGAGGGGGAGCGCCGTCCGTGGCGCGGGTTCAGCAGCTCGTACGCCACCAGGCACGGCGGGTAGCGATGGGACGGGCCAGCAGGAGCCCGATCAAGAAGCCCAGCTGCGAGGGCTCTGGAACGGGCACACCGGGTGCCGAGCCGGGTGTGGGAACGGCCAGCTCACCGAAATCGGCGGCATTGTCATCCGTATCCGCCCACCCGTCGTGGCGTGCGAGACTGGAACCAGCAGGCGGATCGGACGCAGCGCTGCCCTCCCCCGCAAATGATTGCCCGGGCCCGAAGCTGCCGTAGCCCAGGGCATCGACGACGTTGCCCGAAGCATCTCGCAGCACCACGGAATCCGGGCCGTTCTGGAAGTCGAAGTTCAGGAGCTGATCGGCACCCACGACCGAGGTGCCCCCGCCGCTGGCGAGATCGCCTACGACGAAGAGCCCATCGCTCCCCAGCTGGCCCATCAGCAGCAGCGTCCCGGTGATACTGCCATCGGTGCCGTTCACCCCTTCGATGCTGAAGCCCGTGAGCGACGCGCCGGGTTGGCCGCTGATTTCGACGAAGACGAAACCGTCATCACTCCCCGAGGCGTCGTAGTAGACCTCCGAAAGCAGCGGCAGCGCGGCCGCCGGACTCGTACTGAAAAGGGTGAGAGCCGCAGCCAGGGCGAGTGCGGATCCAAGCGAGAAATGGTTCATGGGAGGATCTCCGATTCGATTCGGGGTGAGGCGAGGGAGGCGCGGCTCCACCAGCCGCCGGTCCAGGCATCCAGGCCGGCGGCCAACTCCGCTGCGCGCAGACGCAGGCGCGCCGTTTCCGGTTCGCGCGGATCGGATTGCGTCACCAGGCTGAGCAGGACACGACGGCGTTCGAAGAAGATCTGCTGCAGCTCATCGAGCACTTCGTCTCGCAGTTCGATCACCTCGCGGCGCTCCTTGGCGATATCGAGTTCCTCCGCGTGGTAGACCGTGTCGCCGAGCTCCCAGCGCAGCACGGCCTGGACATCGAAATCCCGCGTGCGCTGCTGATCACGG containing:
- a CDS encoding lamin tail domain-containing protein, with product MNHFSLGSALALAAALTLFSTSPAAALPLLSEVYYDASGSDDGFVFVEISGQPGASLTGFSIEGVNGTDGSITGTLLLMGQLGSDGLFVVGDLASGGGTSVVGADQLLNFDFQNGPDSVVLRDASGNVVDALGYGSFGPGQSFAGEGSAASDPPAGSSLARHDGWADTDDNAADFGELAVPTPGSAPGVPVPEPSQLGFLIGLLLARPIATRRAWWRTSC